GATTTACAACCACAGTTTTACTGGTGGAATTAATATATCCGCATGAAACGGAAATTTCGCGGCAATTATAGGTGCCACTTTGTGTTGCTGTATAGCTTGTTCCGGTTGCTCCTGGAATATCAATACTATTTCTTCGCCACTGATAAGTTAGTCCAGCTGTGGGCGGAATGGATAATACGACACTTCCCCCTTGACAAAAAGTTAAGGCCCCGTTAGCGGTGATGGTTTTTAATGTTGGAGGATTCTCAAAAGTTAAACTCAATGGATTGGAGGTGCCGCTGCCACAACTTAAAAGTGCTTGACAGGTATAAATGCCGGTGCTTGTTGCACTATAGGTGTAACTATTTGCTCCGGGAATACTCACGCCGTTTTTTTTCCATTGATAAAAATCATAAAATGCAAGATTGGCAACATAAGATGCATTTTCATCGATACCTAAAGTATTGCAGGAAGATGTTCCAAAGGGAGATTCAATGTAAATTTGATTGGTTCTAATGCGCACCGTTTGAGTGAATACCGATTGTAAAAATGGGCTAGTGGAAGTAATAACTTCGCAGGTCCAGTTTCCGGTTTCAGGACTTTGCAAAATTGGTCCTGTTGCATATGGGAAGCCGGGCAAATTAATGTTGTTTTTGTACCAGTTAACCGTGAGCCCCGTGGGTGCCGGATTTACGGAAAGGTAGGTATTGTTGGGTCCGCAAATATCTGACGGTCCATTCACCACAATGTTATATTGTGCGGAGACTTTTAAACTGAATAAAACTACTGTCAGAAAAAAAACAAAGCAGAACTTTGTTACTAAAGTAAGGTTAGGATTTTTCATTGCACAAGGTTTAAGTTTCTTCAAATCAAAGATATAACATCCAAATACCTTGTCCTTACCGTTAAATAGGTTTTTAGCACATTTTCATCGGAATGGCTTATCATTCAATGTAAAACTTAATTTTGCCGCGAATGAATAAACTGCTCTGCTTTTTAATTTTGTTACTGGGTTTGTTGTGTGGCAATTCAACTTCTGCACAAGAACCTGTTTTTAGAAACATAGGAATAAATCAAGGCTTGCCTAGCAGCGAAGTATATAGAATTATACAGGACAAGAAGGGTATTATTTGGTTTAGCACAGATGCCGGAGTTTGCAGTTTTAATGGGCATTCTATAAAATGTTATACCACTGCAGATGGGCTTCCCGACAATACCGTTTTTGATTTAGTGGAAGATGCCAAAGGAAGAATTTGGATGAATTGCTACAATGGCACCTTGTGCTATTTTGAAAATGAAAAATTTGTCACGATTGCTGCTTCACAAGAACTAAAAAAGATACTAAAGGAAACCAATAGTCTTATTACCTCTATTCAACTAGATGGCAGTCAGTCACTTTGGATTGGAACCTCTGTAAACTTGTACTTCGTGCCGGCTGCCAAGAATTATTCGGAGATTAAAAAGTACAATTCGCATTACGATTCTTCTCAATGTGTAATAAAAGTATTAGACAACGACAAAACAATTGAATCCACCACACGCAATTCCGTGCAATTAATTTCCGGACTAAGTGACAGGGGGCAAATTTATTTTCAAATCAATAAAAATGACAACAATCTGACGGCTGTGCTTTTTAAGACCAATCTAGCCTTTAATCCCAAATTTTGTTCTCTATTCAGCAAGGATAAAAAAGTTGTTTACACCTATCGAAATTACCTTTTTAAACAACTTGCAGGTAACAAGCAAAAACAGCTTCAATTTCCTAAAACAATTATTTCTATTAATGAAGACCCTGCTGGAAATCTTTGGGTGGGCCTTGCGAAAGGAGGGGTGTATTTCTTTAAAAAGGGCGATTTGAACACTATACCAAAAGTGTATTTTGAAAACTACTCCATAAGTAGTACCCATTTCGATAGGGAGAATGGCGTGTGGTTAAGCACCTTCGAAAAAGGCATATTTTATGCCCCTTCTGCCAATTATTTCTGTTTCCCTCAAAACGAAGAGTTAAGCTCTAACATTGCAGGATTGGGTTTGTTTGGCTCAAAAATTTATGTAGGTACTACTGGCAATAGTATTTATGCAATATCTAATGATATAGAGTTATTAAAGATGCCCGCTTCAAAAGAGACAAACCTTTCATCCGTTATTAATTTTTTCCCCTTTGGTAATAAACTTGTTTGTGGTGGAAATAAATTAGCCTTGTTTGATACCATAAAAAACAATTTTGTGTATCCTCAAAACAAAAACAACATCACTTATTTTGGAACATGTTTCAGCAAAAACGAGGAGGGCAATTTAGTATTTGTAGCACAAGGCGGTTATTACGAATTCAAAAACAACCGTGTTGAATTAGCCATCAAGTTGCCCTCTAGAGGCACTTCACTCTTTCGCAGCCGATCGGGTGAAATGTATTTAGGAACCCTAATTGGCTTGTATCAATTGCTCGACACAGAGTTTGTTCCTGTAGACAATGTTATTCTGAGCAACGAAAGAGTGAATTGCATTGCAGGTGATAAAGCTAACCGATTATATGTCGGCACCAAAAACAAAGGTTTATTTATAAATGCAGGTAACAAATGGATTTCAGTAACAAAGGAAAATGGATTAAGCTCGGATATATGCAATTTTATTTTTTGTGATGATGCAGATACAGTTTGGGTTGCAACGAATAAAGGAATTTCATTCTTTAACAGCTCTACTCCCAATAAAATTCAAACCATAACGATATCAAATGGGCTTCCAACGAACGAAATTTCCTCACTGGCAAGAAGGGGAAATCAATTATTTGTTGGCACAAGAGAAGGATTATGCATGATAAATCTAAATCAAAATCTTCTTAATTTAATACCCCCCAACATATTTATTAGCAAGGCAATTGAGAGTAAGAAATCCGAAATCATTCAAGACCATTGTGTCTTGACCTACAATCAAAATAATCTTACATTTTTTATCGAATGCCCCACCTTTAAAAATTTGTTTAGCCCAAGCTATACCTACGTTCTAAAAGGATACTCCGACAGTATTCGCAAATCTGAAAAGGAAAATCTTGAGTTTCAAAACTTGGAACCGGGCGAATATTCTTTGATTGTAAAAGGCGTGAACAATAATGGTATGCAATCAAAGGCCGCGGCAGTTTTTTCTTTTACCATTAACCCACCATTTTGGAAAACTGGGGGTTTTATTTTTTTTGAAATCGTATTGGCAGCACTTCTAATTTATCTGATTGTAATTTGGAGAATAAATAAAGTGCGAAAACAAGAACGGATTAAAACTGAAATGAATGCAGCCATTACAGAATCACGTATGACTGCCTTACAGGCACAAATGAATCCGCATTTTATTTTTAATGCCATAAACTCTAT
The sequence above is a segment of the Bacteroidota bacterium genome. Coding sequences within it:
- a CDS encoding histidine kinase, with amino-acid sequence MNKLLCFLILLLGLLCGNSTSAQEPVFRNIGINQGLPSSEVYRIIQDKKGIIWFSTDAGVCSFNGHSIKCYTTADGLPDNTVFDLVEDAKGRIWMNCYNGTLCYFENEKFVTIAASQELKKILKETNSLITSIQLDGSQSLWIGTSVNLYFVPAAKNYSEIKKYNSHYDSSQCVIKVLDNDKTIESTTRNSVQLISGLSDRGQIYFQINKNDNNLTAVLFKTNLAFNPKFCSLFSKDKKVVYTYRNYLFKQLAGNKQKQLQFPKTIISINEDPAGNLWVGLAKGGVYFFKKGDLNTIPKVYFENYSISSTHFDRENGVWLSTFEKGIFYAPSANYFCFPQNEELSSNIAGLGLFGSKIYVGTTGNSIYAISNDIELLKMPASKETNLSSVINFFPFGNKLVCGGNKLALFDTIKNNFVYPQNKNNITYFGTCFSKNEEGNLVFVAQGGYYEFKNNRVELAIKLPSRGTSLFRSRSGEMYLGTLIGLYQLLDTEFVPVDNVILSNERVNCIAGDKANRLYVGTKNKGLFINAGNKWISVTKENGLSSDICNFIFCDDADTVWVATNKGISFFNSSTPNKIQTITISNGLPTNEISSLARRGNQLFVGTREGLCMINLNQNLLNLIPPNIFISKAIESKKSEIIQDHCVLTYNQNNLTFFIECPTFKNLFSPSYTYVLKGYSDSIRKSEKENLEFQNLEPGEYSLIVKGVNNNGMQSKAAAVFSFTINPPFWKTGGFIFFEIVLAALLIYLIVIWRINKVRKQERIKTEMNAAITESRMTALQAQMNPHFIFNAINSIQSFILNNDTQNAYDYLAKFAKLVRLVLNNSKLNTIKLETEIETLQLYVQMEQIRFKNSFDFIVSLDKSIDDISEISIPVMLVQPFIENAIWHGIMPLQEKRKGKIELKITQNEHYLQITIEDNGVGRVASEKSKTERSHKSLGMQLVAERLGLIESNGNQKANMEVVDLSDDKNQALGTRIVINLPNTNDERY